Proteins co-encoded in one Cytophaga hutchinsonii ATCC 33406 genomic window:
- a CDS encoding sensor histidine kinase produces the protein MTKPASYRAAFFKSTFVLFSVFFIYLSTICSFADTTSAWEFAITPMPINNKQSGGKFTYIYTASAAITPDSALKLAKQAFFKKNHTLIYSSVSTVEKPVWVYFKTDTFLSSETHLLILENCNFHSITLYKYAHDSLKRIAQKGMSVPYPSDNLFPEQTSFVVEPNTIYFLESIDIYNTVLPVYIRTNTINIHTSVFKNYFNGFYWGVIAVMGMVALFFFIRSKERAFIYYSLFLFGTIALNLCLEGYFFAYFWPGHPQINMYKIAIYALSAVTTPLFVYHFLDIKSYYPGIKFVFLILTSIFILIAVMSFAGWHAQALYTLQMTAFLQIIIYILYGLGIRRKGNANASYFIWAWSLYLCSIMFAVLSSLNIIPSTAFVNNYVQVGTLIQGGIFSLIMAGKYQQYKLKHIQSQQKMIEVLKERELLLTNQNDTLETTVYNRTEELKRSNSELNNLNEKLNELVSQKTWELQKSIEEINNTNNQLQQFNYITSHNLRGPISTLKGLFELYNQETNLSDKHIYVDKSLIVINRMDEILRDLNKILSNKNTEKIKELIDFDTIIANNLKQLDIKRKSVNIYINPALEITGIKSFYESIFYNLFSNAQKYKHPERLLRIDIQITSAAANSFTIHISDNGIGMDVSKVGDKLFGFYKRFHVHVEGKGLGLYITKSQVEMLGGTIRAESELHVGTTFIIEIPC, from the coding sequence GCAGCTTCGCTGATACAACCTCTGCATGGGAGTTTGCAATAACTCCCATGCCCATAAACAATAAACAATCGGGCGGTAAATTTACCTATATCTATACAGCCTCTGCTGCAATAACGCCCGATAGCGCCTTAAAACTGGCCAAGCAGGCTTTTTTCAAAAAAAACCACACCCTAATATATTCCAGTGTCAGTACAGTTGAAAAGCCTGTATGGGTATATTTTAAAACCGACACCTTTCTATCTTCTGAAACACATTTACTGATTCTTGAAAACTGTAACTTCCATTCCATTACACTCTATAAATATGCGCATGACTCATTAAAACGTATTGCGCAAAAAGGTATGAGTGTACCTTACCCATCCGATAATTTATTTCCGGAACAAACATCTTTCGTTGTTGAACCTAACACGATTTATTTCCTTGAATCCATTGATATATATAACACGGTACTTCCTGTTTATATCCGGACAAATACGATAAACATCCACACTTCTGTTTTTAAAAATTATTTCAATGGTTTCTATTGGGGTGTTATTGCTGTAATGGGCATGGTAGCCTTATTTTTCTTCATCCGGTCTAAAGAAAGAGCGTTCATTTATTACTCCCTTTTTTTATTCGGAACTATTGCCTTGAACCTGTGTCTGGAGGGATACTTCTTTGCGTATTTCTGGCCCGGGCATCCTCAGATAAACATGTATAAAATTGCTATCTATGCCTTAAGTGCGGTAACAACACCATTATTTGTCTACCATTTTTTAGACATCAAATCGTATTACCCCGGCATTAAATTTGTCTTTCTGATACTTACCTCCATATTCATATTGATCGCCGTGATGAGTTTTGCCGGCTGGCATGCACAGGCTTTATATACATTACAAATGACTGCTTTTTTACAGATCATCATTTATATTTTATATGGTCTTGGTATCCGGCGAAAAGGTAATGCAAATGCGTCATACTTCATATGGGCGTGGTCACTGTATCTATGTTCCATTATGTTTGCTGTCCTGTCATCTTTAAACATTATTCCGAGCACTGCTTTTGTGAATAATTATGTACAGGTCGGTACGCTGATTCAGGGTGGAATCTTTTCACTGATCATGGCCGGTAAATACCAGCAGTATAAACTGAAACATATTCAATCGCAGCAAAAAATGATTGAAGTATTAAAAGAACGTGAGCTCCTGTTAACGAATCAGAATGACACCCTTGAAACTACTGTATATAACCGTACGGAGGAGTTAAAGCGATCAAATAGTGAACTTAATAATCTGAATGAAAAGCTGAATGAACTGGTTTCTCAAAAAACGTGGGAGCTGCAAAAATCAATCGAAGAGATAAACAATACCAACAATCAGCTGCAGCAGTTCAATTATATTACTTCCCATAATTTACGCGGGCCAATCTCAACACTAAAAGGATTATTTGAATTATATAATCAGGAAACGAACCTTTCAGACAAGCATATCTATGTTGACAAAAGCCTTATTGTTATCAATAGAATGGATGAAATTTTACGGGATTTAAATAAAATTCTATCAAATAAAAACACGGAAAAAATAAAAGAGCTGATTGACTTTGATACGATTATTGCAAACAATTTAAAGCAGCTTGATATTAAGAGAAAGAGTGTAAATATTTATATTAATCCCGCCCTTGAAATAACAGGTATTAAGTCTTTTTATGAAAGTATTTTTTACAATCTGTTTTCCAATGCACAAAAATACAAGCACCCGGAAAGATTGTTGCGAATAGACATTCAAATAACGTCGGCAGCTGCAAACTCTTTTACCATCCATATCTCCGACAACGGAATCGGAATGGATGTATCAAAAGTGGGTGATAAATTATTCGGTTTTTATAAACGCTTCCATGTACATGTGGAAGGAAAAGGTTTAGGCCTGTATATTACAAAAAGTCAGGTGGAAATGCTTGGAGGCACAATCCGTGCGGAAAGCGAACTGCATGTAGGCACAACATTTATTATTGAAATACCTTGTTAG
- a CDS encoding PhzF family phenazine biosynthesis protein, with amino-acid sequence MSLPIYIVNAFSFGPFTGNPAAVCPLESWPADGLLQSVAAQNNLSETAFFVKDQDTYTIRWFTPQVEVPLCGHATLAAAHILFNELNYPKNEIRFRSKSGELKVIKEKDILVLNFPSDTFKELPASKTYGSDLGLNPVAVATGKSFILIEVATEQEVIEANPDLQVLKKLDAAIGVIITAKGNTADFVSRFFAPQSGIDEDPVTGSAHCLLIPYWAQKLNKDNLFAKQLSKRGGILHCTYGGTRVFIGGKAELYSKGVINYEL; translated from the coding sequence ATGTCTTTACCGATCTATATTGTTAATGCCTTTTCGTTTGGACCATTTACCGGAAACCCTGCTGCTGTCTGCCCGCTTGAATCGTGGCCGGCAGACGGTTTACTGCAATCCGTTGCAGCGCAGAATAACCTTTCAGAAACGGCATTCTTTGTAAAAGATCAGGATACATATACGATCCGCTGGTTTACGCCGCAGGTAGAAGTACCGCTTTGCGGGCATGCAACATTAGCAGCTGCACATATATTATTTAATGAATTAAACTATCCGAAAAATGAGATCCGCTTTCGTTCAAAGAGCGGCGAACTAAAGGTTATTAAAGAAAAAGACATTCTCGTATTAAATTTCCCTTCAGATACATTTAAAGAATTGCCGGCTTCAAAAACATATGGTTCAGACCTCGGACTTAACCCTGTTGCCGTTGCTACGGGCAAAAGTTTCATTTTAATTGAGGTAGCAACAGAACAGGAAGTTATAGAAGCTAACCCCGACCTCCAGGTATTAAAAAAATTAGATGCTGCTATAGGTGTAATCATTACAGCAAAAGGAAATACAGCCGATTTCGTGTCACGGTTTTTCGCACCGCAATCCGGCATAGATGAAGACCCTGTTACAGGATCAGCACATTGTTTGCTGATCCCGTACTGGGCGCAAAAACTAAATAAAGACAATCTGTTTGCCAAACAACTCTCTAAACGAGGCGGTATCCTGCATTGTACCTACGGCGGAACCCGGGTATTTATCGGCGGCAAAGCAGAACTTTATTCCAAAGGGGTAATTAATTATGAGTTATAA
- a CDS encoding pyridoxal phosphate-dependent aminotransferase, protein MRNKILSDGAKELSYEIREIVKKADLINKNGQSIVFENIGDPIQKNNVVPQWIRETISNLTLDNKSYSYSPSKGILKTRQFLAELNNKKAGAQITADDILFFNGLGDAIAKVYQFISRSSRVIGPSPAYSTHSSAEAAHASQDPITYKLDPNNHWYPDLDDLYNKVKYNPNIIGILIINPDNPTGMVYPLETLKRIVEIAREFNLFLLSDEIYLNITYNGARAYSLAEVIEDVPGIAMKGISKEFPWPGSRCGWMEYYNRGKDQDFDKFCSALDNAKMIEVCSTTLPQLAIPVIMSDPRYLPYREELNSKIGKRSKIIAGILGQIPELMFNETYGAFYNTIVFKDGVLNDKQTLPIENAANKALVEKWISEPNVDLDKRFVYYLLAAKGICVVPISSFCSDLKGFRVTLLEENEELLEQTFTSIRDAIRLYLKS, encoded by the coding sequence ATGAGGAATAAGATATTAAGTGATGGAGCAAAGGAGCTCAGCTACGAAATCAGGGAGATTGTAAAAAAGGCTGATCTGATCAATAAGAATGGTCAGTCAATCGTGTTTGAAAATATTGGAGATCCTATTCAAAAAAACAATGTCGTTCCGCAATGGATCAGAGAAACTATTTCTAATTTGACCTTAGATAATAAAAGCTATAGTTATTCTCCTTCCAAAGGAATTCTAAAAACGCGTCAATTTTTAGCGGAGTTAAATAATAAAAAAGCAGGTGCTCAAATAACGGCCGATGATATTTTATTTTTCAATGGTCTGGGTGATGCGATTGCAAAAGTGTATCAGTTCATCAGCCGCAGTTCCCGTGTAATCGGGCCATCTCCGGCATATTCTACGCACTCTTCTGCTGAAGCAGCGCACGCAAGTCAGGATCCGATCACGTATAAATTAGATCCGAATAATCATTGGTATCCGGATCTGGATGATCTGTATAATAAAGTAAAATACAATCCGAACATTATCGGTATTCTGATTATTAATCCCGATAACCCTACGGGGATGGTTTATCCGCTGGAAACATTGAAACGTATCGTTGAAATAGCACGGGAGTTTAATCTGTTTTTGCTGAGCGATGAAATTTATCTGAACATTACCTATAACGGTGCCCGTGCCTATTCTTTAGCCGAAGTTATTGAAGATGTGCCGGGTATTGCAATGAAAGGTATTTCAAAAGAATTTCCATGGCCGGGCTCACGTTGCGGGTGGATGGAATATTATAACCGTGGAAAAGATCAGGATTTTGATAAATTCTGTTCTGCACTGGATAATGCCAAGATGATTGAAGTATGTTCTACAACGCTTCCGCAGCTGGCTATTCCGGTGATCATGTCTGATCCGCGTTACCTGCCTTATCGGGAAGAGCTGAACAGCAAGATCGGTAAACGCAGCAAGATTATAGCGGGTATACTTGGGCAGATTCCTGAGCTGATGTTTAATGAAACATACGGCGCGTTTTATAATACGATTGTATTTAAAGATGGTGTGTTGAATGATAAACAGACGTTGCCTATTGAGAACGCTGCAAACAAGGCGTTGGTAGAGAAGTGGATTAGTGAGCCGAATGTAGATCTGGATAAACGTTTTGTATATTACCTGCTTGCAGCTAAAGGTATTTGTGTGGTTCCGATCTCTTCGTTCTGTTCGGATCTGAAAGGCTTTAGAGTAACATTGCTGGAAGAGAATGAAGAATTACTTGAACAGACATTTACAAGTATTCGGGACGCTATTAGATTGTATTTGAAAAGCTAA